Proteins encoded together in one Sulfurihydrogenibium sp. window:
- a CDS encoding Rpn family recombination-promoting nuclease/putative transposase has product MENIQPHDWFFKQIFSNPKSVKTVLDIFAPDLAEEVQQLNIVNTEKFSKKSKKFVLDLLYTCKVKDQEAFIRLIFEHKSYIDYDLPSQLLHYNAVIWQETAKEKQYYPPIINIVFYHGERKWNIPTTLPVLNSKNLEKYSLKLNYLLIDLNQISDEDLKNRLYQDVCTISALLVMKHIFEDIQNFKPIFKLMIEYKSDCLYLAFDYIVLVKKDIEKVEEVLKEVVGGDEKMMTLTEKWKMEGWIKGKMEGKLEGKLEAKMEDLIKLTRLKFGTVPESLEKIIKQCKEIEELDKIFTKVALAKSVEELENIK; this is encoded by the coding sequence ATGGAAAATATCCAGCCACATGATTGGTTTTTTAAGCAAATATTTTCTAATCCCAAAAGTGTAAAAACTGTTTTAGATATATTTGCTCCAGATTTAGCAGAAGAAGTACAGCAGCTTAACATAGTAAACACAGAAAAATTTTCTAAAAAGTCTAAAAAGTTTGTGCTTGATTTGTTATACACATGTAAAGTTAAAGACCAAGAAGCATTTATTAGACTGATTTTTGAGCATAAATCTTACATAGATTACGATTTACCATCTCAACTACTACACTATAACGCCGTAATTTGGCAAGAAACAGCAAAAGAAAAACAATACTACCCACCAATCATTAATATAGTTTTCTATCACGGGGAAAGAAAATGGAACATACCTACAACTCTGCCTGTTTTAAATAGTAAAAATTTAGAAAAATACAGCTTAAAGTTAAACTACCTGCTTATAGATCTAAATCAAATATCAGATGAAGATTTGAAAAACAGACTATATCAAGATGTATGCACAATTTCAGCATTACTTGTTATGAAACATATCTTTGAGGACATCCAAAACTTTAAGCCGATTTTTAAGTTAATGATTGAATATAAATCAGATTGCCTTTATTTAGCTTTTGACTACATTGTATTAGTAAAGAAGGATATTGAAAAAGTAGAAGAAGTTTTAAAAGAAGTAGTTGGAGGTGATGAAAAAATGATGACTTTAACAGAAAAATGGAAAATGGAAGGTTGGATAAAAGGAAAAATGGAAGGAAAATTGGAAGGCAAATTAGAAGCTAAAATGGAAGATTTGATAAAATTAACTCGGCTAAAATTTGGGACTGTTCCAGAGAGCTTAGAAAAGATTATAAAACAGTGTAAAGAGATAGAAGAGTTAGACAAGATTTTTACAAAAGTAGCTTTAGCTAAAAGTGTTGAGGAGTTAGAAAATATTAAATGA
- a CDS encoding sugar phosphate nucleotidyltransferase, with protein MKAVVMAGGFGTRIQPLTNSIPKPMLPILNKPMMEHIIKKLKSVGINEIVVLLYFKPEVIQNYFKDGSDLGIKINYVLPDDDYGTAGAVKKAQKYLDERFIVVSGDLVTDFDFKEIIGFHDAVNSKLTITLTSVEDPLQFGVVITDKDGKILRFLEKPGWGEVFSDTINTGIYVIEPEILDYIPDNIPFDFSKDLFPKLMKEGITLYGYNAKGYWRDVGNPESYREVNKDILKEKVKIDFEGEKLVYPSGVLYTKTKDLPASLEVVGRVVLDENVKLEENITLENVVIGKNCHIGKNTYIKDSVLWWDIKIGSNCRFLNSVICNNNIIENNVRAEHGVIIAEGCEIKDNVAFEKDVIIWPNKLIEEGSIISSNLIWGDKWKSSLFEGGKVSGRTNIELSNEMAAKLAASFGSILPLGKTILMSRDYHRASRMLKRSFLGGLLGSGLNVIDLKLMPLPVMRFLLSNTDAIGGVHFRQSPENPTITEILFYDNDGLLIDTNTEKSIERIFFRESFRRVNYNEIGEIKDEPLPLKSYKEKFLSLIDQESIKSHKFKIIADLLNGSTSIIYPDIVNTIGIENIILNAYFDEKKLSQISTLHKKSAEEISKMVNVLSADIGFVMYPNGQRVVIISDNGEILDNETAILIILYLIDKTVNRQVKVYLPVYVPEVMDEMFENIIIERGKTIGLKSNFLKDYYFFGNLEGNYTFTEMSYSFDGMFASIKILEMLSKTKQKISDIQKIIPNHYFEHKVVSCPINLKGKMMRKFTEEAIGKDASFVDGVKIFIDKKTWILMLPDQYADSLHLYVNSDKEEKAKAVLNEYIDKINKWME; from the coding sequence ATGAAAGCAGTAGTCATGGCAGGTGGATTTGGTACAAGAATACAACCATTAACAAACAGCATTCCAAAACCGATGCTTCCAATCCTTAACAAGCCAATGATGGAACATATTATTAAAAAACTTAAATCTGTTGGCATAAATGAAATTGTTGTCTTACTATACTTTAAGCCAGAAGTTATCCAGAACTACTTTAAAGATGGCTCTGATTTAGGAATCAAAATAAACTATGTGCTGCCGGACGATGATTATGGAACAGCCGGAGCTGTAAAAAAAGCCCAAAAGTATCTTGATGAAAGGTTTATCGTAGTAAGCGGGGATTTAGTTACAGATTTTGATTTTAAAGAAATCATCGGATTTCATGATGCTGTTAACTCTAAATTAACAATCACTCTAACATCTGTTGAAGACCCGCTGCAGTTTGGAGTAGTAATTACAGATAAAGATGGAAAAATTCTTAGATTTTTAGAAAAGCCAGGATGGGGAGAAGTTTTTAGCGACACAATAAACACAGGAATTTATGTAATTGAACCAGAGATATTAGATTATATTCCGGATAATATTCCGTTTGATTTTAGTAAAGACCTATTTCCTAAGCTTATGAAAGAAGGAATCACACTTTACGGATATAATGCGAAAGGCTATTGGAGAGATGTTGGAAATCCGGAGAGTTATAGAGAAGTAAATAAAGATATTTTAAAAGAGAAAGTAAAGATAGATTTTGAAGGTGAAAAACTCGTTTATCCATCCGGTGTTTTATACACAAAAACAAAAGATTTACCAGCAAGTTTAGAAGTCGTTGGTAGAGTTGTATTAGATGAAAATGTAAAATTAGAAGAAAATATCACACTTGAAAATGTAGTCATTGGTAAAAACTGTCATATAGGAAAAAATACATACATTAAAGACAGTGTTTTATGGTGGGATATTAAAATTGGCAGCAACTGCAGATTTTTAAACTCTGTCATCTGTAATAATAACATTATAGAAAACAATGTAAGAGCCGAGCATGGAGTCATCATAGCAGAAGGTTGTGAGATAAAAGATAATGTAGCATTTGAGAAAGATGTTATCATTTGGCCAAACAAACTCATTGAAGAAGGCTCTATTATTAGCAGCAATCTTATTTGGGGTGATAAATGGAAATCTTCATTGTTTGAAGGTGGTAAAGTCTCCGGAAGAACCAATATTGAACTTTCTAACGAAATGGCAGCCAAGCTTGCTGCAAGCTTTGGGTCTATATTGCCACTTGGAAAGACAATTTTAATGTCAAGAGATTATCATAGGGCTTCAAGAATGCTAAAAAGGTCTTTCCTTGGTGGACTGCTTGGGTCAGGTTTAAACGTTATAGACTTAAAACTTATGCCACTTCCCGTTATGAGATTTTTACTATCAAACACTGATGCAATTGGTGGAGTACATTTCAGACAATCTCCAGAAAATCCAACAATCACAGAGATTTTATTCTACGACAACGACGGGCTTTTGATAGACACAAACACAGAAAAATCCATAGAAAGAATATTCTTTAGAGAAAGTTTTAGAAGAGTAAATTATAATGAAATAGGAGAAATCAAAGATGAACCACTGCCACTGAAATCTTACAAAGAAAAATTTTTATCATTGATAGACCAAGAGAGTATTAAAAGTCATAAATTTAAAATCATCGCAGACCTGTTAAATGGTTCTACTTCTATCATATATCCGGATATAGTAAATACAATCGGGATAGAAAACATTATTCTAAATGCTTATTTTGATGAGAAAAAATTGTCTCAGATCTCAACTCTTCATAAAAAATCCGCAGAAGAGATCTCAAAAATGGTCAATGTATTATCTGCTGATATTGGATTTGTGATGTATCCAAACGGTCAAAGAGTGGTAATCATATCAGATAATGGTGAAATTTTAGACAATGAAACAGCTATTTTGATAATACTTTATTTGATAGATAAAACAGTCAATAGACAAGTTAAAGTTTACTTACCTGTCTATGTTCCTGAAGTTATGGATGAGATGTTTGAAAATATAATCATAGAAAGGGGTAAAACTATCGGTCTAAAATCTAACTTTTTAAAAGATTATTACTTCTTTGGAAATCTTGAAGGAAATTATACATTTACAGAGATGTCTTACAGCTTTGATGGTATGTTTGCTTCTATTAAAATTCTTGAGATGTTAAGTAAAACAAAACAAAAAATATCAGATATACAAAAAATTATTCCAAACCATTACTTTGAGCATAAAGTTGTATCTTGTCCTATCAATCTAAAAGGAAAGATGATGAGAAAGTTCACCGAAGAAGCAATAGGAAAAGATGCATCTTTTGTTGATGGTGTTAAAATTTTTATAGATAAGAAAACTTGGATATTAATGCTTCCAGACCAGTACGCAGATAGTTTACATCTATATGTCAATTCTGACAAAGAAGAGAAAGCAAAAGCTGTTTTAAATGAGTATATTGACAAGATAAACAAATGGATGGAATAG
- the dapC gene encoding succinyldiaminopimelate transaminase, giving the protein MNKAIKNLKNYPMEELNKIKASLKERGIKIYDFGTGDPKEPTPEIIRNAIKNAIPEVSQYPSVAGRKELRDTISKWFENRFSVKLNPDTQIIPSAGSKEAIFHFPLVFIDQEEDKKRVIFGTPAYPVYERGTLYAGGIPTPVKLKEEDGFLLRLDKIDKEILKETKIVWINYPHNPTGAVAPASYFEETIKICQEYDIILCSDECYTEIYFEEKPHSALQFGMNNVVVFHSLSKRSGMTGYRSGFVAGDEKIISFYKKERANFGVASPDFIQMAAKTAWEDESHVIERNKIFREKRDLFLEFLNKKGFEYLYPKATFYIWIKAPNGISSKDYAKILLENGIIVSIGENFCSNTEINEGTCESQYFRIALVPTIEECKEAIKVWEKI; this is encoded by the coding sequence ATGAATAAAGCGATAAAAAATCTTAAAAATTATCCTATGGAAGAATTAAATAAAATTAAAGCATCGCTAAAAGAAAGAGGAATAAAGATTTATGATTTTGGAACAGGCGACCCAAAAGAACCAACGCCAGAAATAATAAGAAATGCAATTAAAAATGCAATTCCGGAAGTTAGCCAGTATCCATCAGTTGCCGGAAGAAAGGAATTAAGAGATACAATTTCAAAATGGTTTGAAAACAGATTTTCTGTAAAACTAAATCCAGATACACAAATAATACCATCGGCAGGCTCTAAGGAAGCAATTTTTCATTTTCCGTTGGTTTTTATAGACCAAGAGGAAGATAAAAAAAGAGTCATATTTGGAACGCCGGCATATCCAGTATACGAAAGAGGAACGTTGTATGCTGGAGGAATTCCAACGCCTGTAAAACTAAAAGAAGAAGACGGCTTTTTACTCAGACTTGATAAAATTGATAAAGAAATACTAAAAGAGACAAAGATAGTATGGATAAACTATCCACACAACCCAACCGGAGCAGTAGCACCTGCAAGCTATTTTGAAGAAACTATAAAAATCTGTCAAGAATACGATATTATTTTATGCTCTGATGAATGTTATACAGAAATATACTTTGAAGAAAAACCACATTCAGCTTTACAGTTTGGTATGAATAACGTTGTAGTTTTCCATTCCTTATCAAAAAGAAGTGGTATGACTGGTTATAGGTCTGGCTTTGTTGCCGGAGATGAAAAGATTATAAGCTTTTATAAAAAAGAAAGGGCAAATTTTGGCGTTGCAAGTCCGGATTTCATTCAAATGGCAGCTAAAACAGCATGGGAAGACGAAAGCCATGTAATTGAAAGAAACAAAATTTTTAGAGAGAAGAGAGATTTATTTTTAGAATTTTTAAATAAAAAAGGTTTTGAATATCTGTATCCAAAAGCAACTTTTTATATTTGGATTAAAGCTCCAAACGGAATCTCTTCAAAAGATTATGCAAAGATTTTGTTAGAAAATGGTATTATAGTTTCTATCGGAGAAAATTTCTGTAGCAATACAGAGATAAACGAAGGAACCTGTGAAAGTCAATATTTTAGAATTGCATTAGTTCCAACCATTGAGGAATGCAAAGAAGCAATAAAAGTTTGGGAAAAGATTTAA
- a CDS encoding oligosaccharide flippase family protein, translating into MLKHFSYLSLMFFYVNILGYIFHFIVSRKLGPELYGEFMVLYSLMLTVSFLSNIYPTLTIKAVLENKEQKYDTLRFIRMIAGLTGLIFFIGLMISLPFVQVFFKITHKLAIIIVGLVWLVVFLLSVEKGFLQAQEKFKEYSFLNSFGLTIRLIIAVFLIEIGLNIYGAVGSSLFAELLVLTIVLFINKNLFGKIKKIPIKDIFKTSFLSVPVGLFVYADDLFIKRVFDPTTAGLYASASILGKALIWFCMTLFSVIFVKLTEDKTNYRKYLLYSLVLFLVINLIAFIGTVILGKPIFLMLFGSKFLDAYQYLPFYILAIIPLIFNLVIFTSNITLERFKALVIVNLVLYYVGFILIRFHDVYQYILYIFLFHFISFMINLYFFLKKYQDTQKI; encoded by the coding sequence ATGCTTAAACATTTTAGCTATTTATCTTTGATGTTTTTCTACGTAAACATTCTTGGCTACATATTCCATTTTATTGTAAGCAGAAAGCTTGGTCCGGAGCTATACGGCGAATTTATGGTTTTATACTCCCTCATGCTTACCGTCAGCTTTCTATCTAATATCTATCCAACTTTAACCATAAAAGCAGTTTTAGAAAATAAAGAACAAAAGTATGATACTTTAAGATTCATCAGAATGATAGCCGGCTTAACAGGGTTAATATTCTTCATTGGATTAATGATATCTCTGCCATTTGTACAAGTTTTTTTTAAAATAACTCATAAGCTTGCAATTATAATAGTTGGGTTGGTTTGGTTGGTTGTTTTTCTTTTAAGTGTAGAAAAAGGCTTTTTGCAAGCTCAAGAAAAGTTTAAAGAATATTCATTTTTAAATTCATTTGGATTAACAATTCGTTTAATAATAGCCGTCTTTTTAATAGAAATAGGATTAAATATTTACGGTGCTGTTGGTTCGTCATTGTTTGCTGAATTGTTAGTATTAACAATTGTGTTGTTTATCAATAAAAATTTGTTCGGAAAGATAAAAAAAATTCCAATAAAAGATATTTTTAAAACATCTTTCTTGTCCGTTCCAGTTGGACTTTTTGTTTATGCGGATGACCTTTTTATCAAAAGAGTTTTTGACCCGACAACTGCCGGCTTATATGCATCTGCATCCATACTTGGAAAAGCTTTAATCTGGTTTTGTATGACTTTATTTTCAGTAATCTTTGTTAAGCTAACGGAAGACAAAACTAATTATAGGAAGTACCTACTTTACTCACTTGTATTATTCTTGGTTATAAATCTAATAGCTTTCATTGGAACTGTGATTTTAGGAAAACCTATTTTCCTTATGCTTTTTGGAAGTAAATTTTTAGATGCTTACCAATATTTGCCCTTTTATATTTTAGCTATCATTCCTTTGATATTTAACTTAGTTATCTTTACATCAAACATAACTTTGGAAAGATTTAAAGCTTTAGTAATTGTAAATTTGGTTTTATACTACGTTGGATTTATCCTGATACGCTTTCACGATGTTTATCAATACATTCTATACATATTTTTGTTCCACTTTATCTCTTTCATGATTAATCTTTATTTCTTTTTAAAGAAATACCAAGATACTCAAAAGATATAA
- a CDS encoding glycosyltransferase family 4 protein: MKILHFIYDHIKNPWVGGGGAVRVYEIYKRLSEKGHKITVVSGNFPKAEDYKVNENFEYRFIGNDKNYILSTFSYAFKAYKFLRENFKNYDVIIEDFAPWNPIFAYKLQDKKPVILQIHHKTGINILKKYNIFGLPFLFIENYYPKRFKNIISVSAQTLEKFNVRGTVIPNGIKFTLDEKDSNIGNYILYVGRIDFFNKGLDLLINADIKYPVVIAGKGKDEDKLKNLKSNYKYIGFADEKTKLDLIKNAKFLVMPSRFEGQGIVALESASMGKPVIVSDIPELRYAIENGFGISFKNEDIEDFKEKIDYLWNNKDLILKMGKKGIEYAKKFTWDKIASEFEDYLLKVLSSHA, from the coding sequence ATGAAAATACTTCACTTTATCTACGACCATATAAAAAATCCATGGGTAGGTGGTGGCGGAGCAGTTAGGGTTTATGAAATATATAAAAGACTTTCTGAAAAAGGACATAAAATAACAGTTGTCAGTGGCAATTTTCCAAAAGCAGAAGATTATAAAGTCAATGAAAACTTTGAGTATAGATTTATAGGTAATGATAAAAACTATATTTTAAGCACATTTTCATATGCTTTTAAAGCCTACAAATTTTTAAGAGAAAATTTTAAAAATTACGATGTTATAATTGAAGATTTTGCTCCATGGAATCCGATATTTGCTTATAAACTACAAGATAAAAAGCCTGTAATTTTACAGATACATCATAAAACAGGAATCAATATTTTGAAAAAATACAATATTTTTGGATTACCTTTTTTGTTTATAGAAAATTATTATCCAAAACGATTTAAAAACATTATTTCTGTATCAGCCCAAACTTTAGAAAAATTTAATGTCAGAGGAACGGTAATACCAAACGGTATAAAATTTACCTTGGATGAAAAAGATTCAAATATTGGAAACTATATTTTATACGTTGGAAGAATAGATTTTTTTAATAAGGGTTTAGACTTGCTAATCAATGCAGACATTAAATATCCTGTAGTAATTGCAGGAAAAGGAAAAGATGAAGATAAATTAAAAAATCTTAAATCCAATTATAAGTACATTGGCTTTGCAGATGAGAAAACAAAGTTAGATTTAATAAAAAATGCCAAATTTTTAGTAATGCCTTCTCGGTTTGAAGGACAGGGAATTGTTGCGTTAGAATCTGCATCTATGGGAAAGCCTGTGATAGTCTCAGACATTCCTGAACTTAGATATGCTATAGAAAATGGATTTGGAATAAGCTTTAAAAATGAAGATATAGAAGACTTTAAAGAAAAAATAGACTATCTTTGGAATAATAAAGATTTAATTTTAAAAATGGGGAAAAAAGGTATAGAATATGCTAAAAAGTTTACATGGGACAAAATAGCTTCTGAGTTTGAAGATTATTTACTTAAAGTTTTGAGCAGTCATGCTTAA
- a CDS encoding class I SAM-dependent methyltransferase — protein MEKHKGYQNILTKEKERGLKKIAKDFAYKNDFLYKLYMRLTDIPVKKLSSVPNIKNADKILDVGCGTGNIIDYISRFLNPKAKFYCLDLDKNPILSEKIEFSKCDVDVEAFPFSDNEFDIVISSFVIEHLKNPQNLFSEAFRTLKSGGYFYCVTEYYTSVFCPDGYNFYSDPTHVRPWTKKSLSTLAEMSGFEVYKVGIIRWWEYLPLLPTFPILNLLTPSNFSFIPCEILGRTVYIIAKKP, from the coding sequence TTGGAAAAGCATAAAGGATATCAAAATATCTTAACCAAAGAAAAAGAAAGAGGATTAAAAAAAATCGCTAAAGATTTTGCTTATAAAAATGATTTTCTTTACAAATTATATATGAGGCTTACAGATATACCGGTAAAAAAATTATCTTCTGTTCCAAACATAAAAAATGCAGATAAAATTTTAGATGTAGGCTGTGGCACTGGTAATATTATTGATTATATAAGTAGATTTTTAAACCCTAAAGCAAAATTCTACTGCTTAGATTTAGATAAAAATCCTATACTTTCTGAGAAAATAGAATTTTCAAAATGCGATGTGGATGTTGAAGCTTTTCCTTTTAGTGATAATGAGTTTGATATCGTTATATCGTCTTTTGTTATAGAGCATTTAAAAAATCCACAAAATCTTTTTTCAGAGGCTTTTAGAACATTAAAAAGCGGTGGTTATTTTTATTGTGTCACTGAGTATTATACATCTGTTTTTTGCCCTGATGGTTATAATTTTTATTCTGACCCAACTCATGTTAGACCTTGGACCAAAAAAAGTTTATCTACTTTAGCGGAAATGAGTGGATTTGAGGTTTATAAAGTTGGAATTATTAGATGGTGGGAATATTTACCTTTATTGCCAACTTTTCCTATTCTTAATTTACTGACTCCAAGTAATTTTTCTTTTATTCCTTGTGAAATCTTAGGAAGAACAGTTTATATAATAGCTAAAAAACCATGA
- a CDS encoding polyprenol monophosphomannose synthase, translating to MKSLVVLPTYNEAENIDKILERLTKYDFLDILVVDDNSVDGTREKVYNWIKNNPKIHILERPGKLGLGTAYVDGFKWGLKKDYEAFFEMDADLSHNPDDIPRFIETLKNGYDVVIGSRYMNNTISVVGWDFKRLLLSKFANWYATTILGLKHLTDITSGYRVYSRKCLEAVDLDKIKSNGYAFQIEMVYRCYKKGCKIGEIPIIFYERNGGSSKMSKKIALEAAIMVWRLKFGKA from the coding sequence ATGAAATCATTAGTGGTTTTACCAACTTATAATGAGGCTGAGAATATAGACAAAATCTTAGAAAGATTAACAAAGTATGATTTTTTAGATATTTTAGTAGTTGATGATAACTCAGTAGATGGGACGAGAGAAAAAGTTTATAATTGGATAAAAAATAATCCAAAGATACATATTTTAGAAAGACCGGGAAAGCTTGGACTTGGTACAGCTTACGTAGATGGTTTTAAATGGGGATTAAAAAAAGATTATGAAGCATTTTTTGAAATGGATGCAGATTTATCCCATAATCCTGATGATATTCCAAGGTTTATAGAAACTTTAAAGAATGGCTATGATGTTGTTATTGGTTCAAGATATATGAATAATACTATAAGCGTTGTTGGATGGGATTTTAAAAGACTTTTACTTTCTAAGTTTGCCAATTGGTATGCTACTACAATTCTTGGACTGAAACATCTTACAGATATAACAAGTGGATATAGAGTTTATAGTAGAAAATGTTTAGAGGCTGTAGATTTAGATAAGATTAAATCTAATGGATATGCTTTTCAAATTGAGATGGTTTACAGATGTTATAAAAAAGGTTGTAAGATTGGAGAAATCCCGATTATCTTTTATGAAAGAAATGGTGGGTCTTCTAAAATGAGTAAAAAAATAGCATTAGAGGCTGCTATCATGGTATGGAGGTTGAAATTTGGAAAAGCATAA
- a CDS encoding glycosyltransferase family 4 protein has protein sequence MKVLILNRRCIKHPEKGGAENYTYHIAKGLIEAGYSVEWFSSKTKELKSEEIIDGIKFIRKGNELTTHFYGFMYMLNKNQDWLIIDEFNGVGYFTFFKNNSILLIHQLYEEFWNAELGFVGYIPRFLEKIFLRLYKNKKTITVSPSTQLDLKNLGFKDILVVYNGLEYQPLEEVPKKNENLTLLYLGRLKKTKNPESAIKIFLKVKEYIKDVNLYVAGTGPLLDYLKDKYSNIEGIKFLGYVSEEEKINLMKQSHFLIVPSIREGWGQVVIQANAFGTPAVGFRVHGLVDSIKDNETGFLVNSEDEAVKKIIDIWNNKEGYNKLCQNALNWAKNFSWDKTKSEFLKAIEEHLG, from the coding sequence ATGAAAGTTTTAATTCTAAACAGAAGATGCATAAAACATCCTGAAAAGGGCGGAGCTGAAAATTATACATACCATATCGCAAAAGGCTTAATAGAAGCCGGATACAGTGTTGAGTGGTTTTCTTCAAAGACAAAAGAATTAAAAAGTGAAGAAATAATTGATGGTATAAAGTTTATCCGTAAAGGAAACGAGCTAACAACTCATTTTTATGGGTTTATGTATATGCTAAACAAAAATCAAGACTGGCTAATCATAGATGAGTTTAACGGCGTAGGATATTTTACATTCTTTAAGAACAACTCAATATTGCTTATACATCAGCTGTATGAAGAGTTTTGGAATGCAGAGCTTGGATTTGTTGGTTACATTCCAAGATTTTTAGAAAAGATATTTTTAAGATTGTACAAAAACAAAAAAACTATCACAGTCTCACCATCAACCCAATTAGATTTAAAAAACCTTGGATTTAAAGATATACTTGTAGTTTATAATGGCTTAGAGTATCAACCGTTAGAAGAAGTGCCAAAGAAAAATGAAAATCTAACATTGCTGTATCTTGGAAGGCTAAAAAAAACAAAAAATCCAGAATCTGCGATTAAGATTTTTTTAAAAGTAAAAGAGTATATAAAAGATGTAAATCTTTATGTTGCCGGTACAGGTCCTTTGTTGGATTATTTAAAAGATAAGTATTCAAATATTGAAGGCATAAAATTTTTAGGCTATGTCTCGGAAGAAGAAAAGATAAACTTAATGAAACAGTCCCATTTTTTGATTGTACCAAGTATTCGGGAGGGGTGGGGGCAGGTTGTAATACAGGCTAACGCTTTTGGAACGCCGGCAGTTGGCTTTAGGGTTCATGGTCTTGTTGATAGTATAAAAGATAATGAAACAGGTTTTTTAGTAAATTCTGAAGATGAAGCTGTGAAAAAGATTATAGACATTTGGAATAACAAAGAAGGGTATAATAAGCTCTGCCAAAATGCTTTAAACTGGGCTAAAAACTTTTCTTGGGATAAAACAAAGAGCGAGTTTTTAAAAGCAATAGAGGAACACCTTGGGTGA